The Silvibacterium dinghuense DNA window ATGGCGGGGATGGTTTCCTTGCCTGCGCGCTGCGAGGCAAGCCAGCGGCGCTCGCCGGCAATCAGCTGAAAGCGTCCATTGGCCAGGGGGCGGACGAGAATCGGCTGCACCACTCCGGTGGCGGCGATCGAGGCTGCCAGCTCGTTGAGCTGCGTTTCGTCAAAGCGGGTACGAGTCTGATAAGGGTTCTTGTCGATCTCGCCAACCGGGATCTCGCGTGGGGTGCCTTCCAGGACCTGCGGCTTGGGTTCCGGCTCCGGCGCGGGCTTTGCCGGTGCGGGAGCTGCGGCGCGGGGCAGCAGCGTATCGAGTCCACGGCCGAGAGCGCGGCGCTTGGGTGCTTCTTTTGGGGAGGTGGCTGGCGGCATGGGCGAATCCTTCGAGCGGGAGAGTGATGTCAGGGTACAGGCGGAACAAGTGAGGCGAATCGGATGCCTCAGCCGTAAGGCCAGAAGCGAACCTTGGCTGCCGGTTTCGATGCCGCTGCAGCCTTGCGTTCCTTGGCTTTGGGGCTGACGCGCTTGTGGCGGCTGAGGAGCTCCTCAGCCAGCTCGGCATAGCTTTCCGCGCCACGCGAGCGCGGGTCATATAAAAGGACAGGCTTGCCATAGCTTGGCGCTTCGGCGAGGCGGATATTGCGCGGGATGCTGGTCTTGAGAAGCTTGTCCTTGAAGAACTCGCGCAGGTTTTCGGTCACCTGCTGGGCCAGGTTTGTCCGGTCGTCGTACATGGTGAGCAGGACGCCTTCGATCTGGAGGTCGGGGTTCAGGCTCTCCTGGACCCGCTCCAGGGTGTGCATGAGCTCGCTGATGCCTTCGAGAGCGAAGTACTCGGCCTGCATGGGCACGAGGAGGCCGCTGGCAGCCACCAGAGCATTCAGAGTCAGAAGATCGAGCGCCGGCGGGCAGTCGAGCAGGATGTAGTCGTAGTCGGCTCGGATGGTGTCGATGGCGTCGCGGAGGCGATAGGCGCGGCGATCATGCTCGATAAGCTCGACATTGGCGCCGATGAGGTGCTTGCTCGAAGGAACGAGCTTGAGAGTGTCGATCTCGGTCGGCTGAAGGGCCTCGGCAAGAGTAGCTTCTCCGACGAGGATGTCATAGGTGGATTTGCGCTGCTCGTCGCGCGGCAGACCATATCCCCCGGTGGAGTTGGCCTGGGGGTCGCAATCGATCAGGAGGACACGGAGTCCCTCCATGGCGAGCGCGGCCGAGAGGTTGATCGCGGTGGTGGATTTGCCGACGCCGCCTTTTTGATTGACGACAGCGAGAACGGTGTTTGTGCTGGATGCGGAGGCGTCTGCCATGAAGAAAAAGGGTATCGATGGGGCGGGGGAGGATGCAATGGGGATGGCTGTGCGAAAGTCGAGGAAAACTGTGGAAAGTTTTCGGGGCCGCATTGAGGGATGCGGGGGAATGCGCGTCTGGAGCGGGTTTGCGCAGGGTTCTCGGAACGGTGGGGTTGTGGGTAAGTATGCAGGCAACGGTGGAAATCGTGGAGTGTTCCACGTGGAACGCAGCGGCGCTATGGGCTAAGAGCCTGTTATGAACTTTCGCGTGAGCGGCGTTGCTGGGGAAAATCGGCCGAGACGAGACGGAGGCCGAAGGCATAGGCTATTCCTAGGCGAGGCCGACAACGAAGTATGGGCCGATTTTCCCCGCAACCCGAAGGGCTGGGGCCAATTTTCCCGATCTCTTCGTCGCTCGCTGCTCGGATATGGCCCGATATCCGTCGCAACTCGCTCCTCGACCTCGAAAAAAATTGGCTCCCAGCGACCGCCGCGGGAAAGTTCATAACAGGCTCTAAGTGGCGAGGAAATGTTCCACGTGGAACAAGAGAAAGAAAGAGGTTCTTTCTCTCTGCATAAGCACGGGGAGAGAACCGAAGCCAGCTATCCGTGGAGCACAGGCTTGGGAATGGAGCCTTGAGTGCTTCCAGGCGATGTCGCAGGTGATATCGCGGGGATTTTTGAAGAGGAAGAGAAGATGTTCCACGTGGAACATGGAAACGCAGGAGATGGGCGCGTTCCACGTGGAACAATCAGGCTGGGAGGTGGCCGCGAAGCAGGAATCCATGCCCGCTGCTATGAAGGTTCCGTGGCGCATCCCATTGGAGGCCGGGTAGAACGGGCGCAACGGCTTGTTCCACGGCTTCGCGAGTATTTTCTGTGGCGAAGAGAAGGAGATATCCCCCCTCCTGTACGCGCTCAGCGGCAAGGGCTGTCGCCTCAACCATCTTGTCCACCGCGCGCAGTGTCACGGTGCCAAAACGCTGGGGCAAGGGCATCGTCTCGATGCGTCCATCGAAGACCCGGGCTGATAAACCCAGGGTACGAACGGCTTCCCTGAGAAAAGAAGACTTCTTGGCCTGCGATTCCGCCAGGGTTACGACCAGCTCCGGGCGCAGAATGGCGACAGGAATTCCGGGAAAACCCGCCCCGGAGCCAAGATCGAGGACAGTTGAAGAGGGGAGTGCACCGGCATCAGGGATAGCGCGGGCGCATTCGATGGATTCGAGAAAGTGGCGGCGAAGGATTTCTTCAGGATTGCGGATGGCTGTGAGGTTCAGCCGGGCGTTCCACTTGAGGAGAAGCTCGAGGTAGGTTGCGAACTGGCCGGGAGCGCCTTCGGGAAGAGGATCGAGGCCGGCTTTGTCCACGGCCTCGAGGAGGAGATCGGCCGCATTCATCGGGCAGCGTCCGCCGCGGTGCCGGAAACAGCGACAGATTCGACGACGGAGCGCGGCTTCCAGGTCGAGGCGGCGGCGAGGAACGCGGCAAACAGGGCGCGGGAGGCTGGATCGGCGTCATAAGAGCGCTCGGGATGCCACTGTACGGCGAGAACAAAGGCCTCGCTCGTACCCTCGAGCGCCTCGATGATGCCGTCTTCACGGCTGCGGGCGGCGATGCGGAGCCGGTCTCCGGGCTGGTCGACGGCCTGGTGATGGCTGCTGTTTACCGGGAGCGGGTCTGCGGGCGTGTCGTGCCCCACAATCGCGGCCAGCCGCGTTCCGGGCTCGATAGTGACGGAATGGGCATCCACGATGGTGCGTCCGGGAGCATGATTGACGCTCGTCGGGTGCTGGGTCGGGATGTCTTGGATGAGTGTGCCGCCGCGCCAGACGTTCCATGACTGGAAGCCGAAGCAGATGGCGAGCAGCGGTTTGTCGAGGTTTGCGGCATCCTGCATCAGCAACTCATCCACGGCTTCCCGGGCGGGATCGGTGGCATTGCAGGCCGGGATGCGGGGATGGCCGTACTTTTCCGGATCGACATCGGCTCCGCTTCCAGGGAGCAGCACGCCCTGGCAGGAAGCAGCCAGGCGGGCAACTTCGGCCGGCGATGCACTGAGAGGAACTTCGACCGGGATACCGCCGGCTGCTTCGATCGCATGGAGGTACTGCGGCAGGGAGCGGGCATTATAGGCAGCGTCGGTGCTGTGAGGAACAGGGATGGCGATGCGGGGTGCGCTCATGATTGTGCCTTCGATGGAACGGTCTCGAACACGCCTAAGTGCTCAGAACGGGCGGCTCGAGGTGAGAGTGTTGGTAGTAAAGACGGCTGATCTCGTCGCGTAGCCGGGCGGTGAGCTTGTCGAGATCGCGCATCGTATATCCGATGGTGTCGATGGGCTCACCGACGGCAATCGTGACCGGTACGGGGTAAAAAACCGAGGTATGGATTGGGAGCAGCTCCCAGGTGCCGATCAGCGCAATGGGAACAAGGGGTACCTGGGCACGGACGGCCATAAACGCCGGTCCGTTCAGAAATTCGTCGGGGTGACCAGCGTCGGAACGGCCGCCTTCCGGGAAGATAAAGAGCGGAAGGCCGGATTTGAGTGTTCTCACGGCGGAGCTGAGGCTGCCGACCGAAGCGCGTGGGTTGCTGATATTGACCGGAACCTGGCCGGAGCGGGTGAGATGCCAGCCGATGAAAGGCAGGCTGAACAGCTCGTGGCGGGCCACGATGCGGAACTGGAACGGCAGCGCGCCAAAGATGACCGGCGTGTCCATATAGGACAAGTGGTTGGCGCAATACACGGCGACGCTGCCATTCAGGAACTGGGCATTGAGGACACGCACCCGGCTGCCGCTGATACGGGTAATGGTGCGTCCCCAGCGCTGGGCGATGGCATGTTGCTGGCGCCCGGATTTATCCCACAGGGATGCAATCAGAGACAGGCTGCCGAAGAATGCAGTGGTGAGAAAGAAGGCCGGAGCACGGAAAACGTAATTAAAGAGCCACGTGCCGGCAGGAATGGGATTGGGACGGGGCTTGAGCGTGGGCTGCATGTCGTTTTCTTTCAGCGTGCCGGCTTCGTATTCAGGGTCTGGGCCATGGGACGGAGTTCTCCCACAAGGTAGACGCTGCCGGTGATGACGGTAAGGCCGGCTTCGCCGGTCAGTGCGCGGGCACGCTCGAGGGCTTCGCCCGGGCTGGCAGCAGTCTCAAAGCTCGTGCCGGTGGCGGCCATCGCGGTGGAGAGCTCCGCGAGCGTAGCCGTGCGCGGCGAGGGCACCTCGGTGAGGATAACCCTGTCGAAAAGAGGGAAAAGTATCTGCGTCATTTCGCCGATGGCTTTGTCGCGCAGACAGCCGAAGACGGCGATAAGGGGGCGCGGCTCGGGATCGAGATGGGAAAGCGCGGCGCGCAGGGCCCAGGCTCCCGCGGGATTATGGGCGACGTCGAAGAGAATGCGGCCAATCTGCTCGAGGCGTCCGGGCCAGCGGGTGTTCCGGATGCCGGCGGCAATGGATGCCGGCGTTAATTTGTAACTGTCACTGATACGATTGCGGAGTGCCGTTGCCGCTGTGATCGCCAGGGCGACATTGCGCTGCTGGTGCGCGCCGTGCAGAGGCGAGGCGATCTCGATGGCCTCGCCCAGCACGCGGATCGAATAGCTGTTGCTTTCCGTGGCGCGGGATGGGATGTAGTCCGCAGCATTGATGCCTTCGACGTGCAGCGCAACGGCGATCTCACCGATGGCCTGATTCGCTTCGGGATGCTGCGGAAGGGTTACGAGAACCCCATGTTCACGCAGGATGCCGGCCTTTTCGCGAGCAATGTCGGTGATGGTGAGCCCAAGCCATTCGGTGTGATCGAGCGAGATGTCGGTGATGACGGAGACCAGCGGTTCGACGATATTGGTGGCGTCGAGACGTCCGCCCATGCCGACTTCGAGGACGGCGATATCCACACTTTCCTCGGCGAAGCTGAGGAAAGCGAGGGCGGTCATGGCCTCGAAGAAGCTGGGATGCCCAGGTAAGGAGCCTGCAGTGACGAGACGGCGGGCCATGTCATCGACCTGGAAGTACAGACGTGCGAAGGCATCGTCGCCGATTTCCCTGGGGGGATGGCCCGGGGCGAGGAACTGGATGCGCTCGTTGACGCGCGTGAGATGCGGCGAGGTATAGAGGCCGACGCGCAGACCGGAGGCCGCAAGGATGCTGGCAAGTGTGGAAGATGTGGATCCTTTGCCGTTTGTGCCCGCGACCAGCACCGAAGGGAATGCCTGCTGGGGATTGCCGAGAGCAGCGGCAAGAGCGCGCATCTGGCTGAGCTCGAACTTGCGGCGCGGCTGGCCGGGCGCAGGCGCATGAAGCTCTCCCGCGAGCGCATAAAGGCCCTCAATGGCTGCTGCGTAGGACATAGCTCAATTTTAGTGGATGACGGGCTATTCAGACGCCCAGTCAGATCCTGTCGGATTCTGTGGCATCGCGCTGTTCTCCCAGGTCATCTCTAGAGGTATGAGCATGACGCGGCGCAGGTTTGGACAGATGCTGACGGCGATGGGGCTCGCTCCCGTTGCAGGACGGATGGTTGCCGAAGGTGAGCTCTCTGCTACGAGCGGCGGCGCAGGAGATCCCCAGCTGCTGCGGCTCTCACGCAATGGATGGATGCCGAACAACGAGCATCTGCCGGTGTTGCTCTA harbors:
- a CDS encoding ParA family protein, with translation MADASASSTNTVLAVVNQKGGVGKSTTAINLSAALAMEGLRVLLIDCDPQANSTGGYGLPRDEQRKSTYDILVGEATLAEALQPTEIDTLKLVPSSKHLIGANVELIEHDRRAYRLRDAIDTIRADYDYILLDCPPALDLLTLNALVAASGLLVPMQAEYFALEGISELMHTLERVQESLNPDLQIEGVLLTMYDDRTNLAQQVTENLREFFKDKLLKTSIPRNIRLAEAPSYGKPVLLYDPRSRGAESYAELAEELLSRHKRVSPKAKERKAAAASKPAAKVRFWPYG
- the rsmG gene encoding 16S rRNA (guanine(527)-N(7))-methyltransferase RsmG encodes the protein MNAADLLLEAVDKAGLDPLPEGAPGQFATYLELLLKWNARLNLTAIRNPEEILRRHFLESIECARAIPDAGALPSSTVLDLGSGAGFPGIPVAILRPELVVTLAESQAKKSSFLREAVRTLGLSARVFDGRIETMPLPQRFGTVTLRAVDKMVEATALAAERVQEGGYLLLFATENTREAVEQAVAPVLPGLQWDAPRNLHSSGHGFLLRGHLPA
- a CDS encoding gamma-glutamyl-gamma-aminobutyrate hydrolase family protein, with protein sequence MSAPRIAIPVPHSTDAAYNARSLPQYLHAIEAAGGIPVEVPLSASPAEVARLAASCQGVLLPGSGADVDPEKYGHPRIPACNATDPAREAVDELLMQDAANLDKPLLAICFGFQSWNVWRGGTLIQDIPTQHPTSVNHAPGRTIVDAHSVTIEPGTRLAAIVGHDTPADPLPVNSSHHQAVDQPGDRLRIAARSREDGIIEALEGTSEAFVLAVQWHPERSYDADPASRALFAAFLAAASTWKPRSVVESVAVSGTAADAAR
- a CDS encoding lysophospholipid acyltransferase family protein, coding for MQPTLKPRPNPIPAGTWLFNYVFRAPAFFLTTAFFGSLSLIASLWDKSGRQQHAIAQRWGRTITRISGSRVRVLNAQFLNGSVAVYCANHLSYMDTPVIFGALPFQFRIVARHELFSLPFIGWHLTRSGQVPVNISNPRASVGSLSSAVRTLKSGLPLFIFPEGGRSDAGHPDEFLNGPAFMAVRAQVPLVPIALIGTWELLPIHTSVFYPVPVTIAVGEPIDTIGYTMRDLDKLTARLRDEISRLYYQHSHLEPPVLST
- a CDS encoding bifunctional folylpolyglutamate synthase/dihydrofolate synthase translates to MSYAAAIEGLYALAGELHAPAPGQPRRKFELSQMRALAAALGNPQQAFPSVLVAGTNGKGSTSSTLASILAASGLRVGLYTSPHLTRVNERIQFLAPGHPPREIGDDAFARLYFQVDDMARRLVTAGSLPGHPSFFEAMTALAFLSFAEESVDIAVLEVGMGGRLDATNIVEPLVSVITDISLDHTEWLGLTITDIAREKAGILREHGVLVTLPQHPEANQAIGEIAVALHVEGINAADYIPSRATESNSYSIRVLGEAIEIASPLHGAHQQRNVALAITAATALRNRISDSYKLTPASIAAGIRNTRWPGRLEQIGRILFDVAHNPAGAWALRAALSHLDPEPRPLIAVFGCLRDKAIGEMTQILFPLFDRVILTEVPSPRTATLAELSTAMAATGTSFETAASPGEALERARALTGEAGLTVITGSVYLVGELRPMAQTLNTKPAR